A genomic window from Silene latifolia isolate original U9 population chromosome 11, ASM4854445v1, whole genome shotgun sequence includes:
- the LOC141615209 gene encoding glutaredoxin-C6 → MQGVEQPMRLELTTSGTTSPLAIDMAESAEARIQRLITENPAVIFSRSSCCMCHVMKNLLQSVGVHPTVIELDETEILAIPADENSGETPVLFVGGNRVGGLESLVALHLTNRLATLLADAGAVDPLWG, encoded by the coding sequence ATGCAAGGAGTAGAACAACCAATGAGACTAGAGTTAACAACTTCAGGGACCACATCGCCATTAGCAATCGACATGGCGGAGTCGGCTGAGGCGAGGATTCAACGCCTAATAACGGAGAATCCAGCAGTGATCTTCAGCCGTTCATCATGCTGTATGTGTCACGTCATGAAGAATCTTTTACAATCCGTTGGGGTCCACCCAACAGTCATCGAGCTTGACGAGACAGAGATCCTTGCTATTCCCGCTGACGAGAATAGTGGAGAGACACCTGTATTATTCGTCGGCGGGAATCGTGTTGGTGGGTTGGAGAGCCTTGTAGCTCTCCACCTCACCAATAGACTTGCCACTTTGCTTGCTGATGCTGGAGCTGTTGATCCTCTATGGGGTTGA